The DNA sequence TTCAGGTAAAATAAAGAAAGTAGTTACTCTAGAATATTAGAAGGGGCTGTATGAAGGTGGAACGACGAGACGATGATGTGCTGGTTACACCGGTCCTTCTTCCAGAGCATGATCCAGAAGGATCGTTTCGCAGCGTGCTGAAGAATCGCTCGTTTTTATTGCTCTGGCTGGCGCAGCTCCTTTCACAGGTTGGCTTCAATGCGGCCAATTATGGCATCATTGCCCTTGTTACAGCGGTCACCCATTCGACAGAATTAGTCGGTCTTGCCATCGTTTCCTTCACGCTTCCTGCCGTCCCGTTCTGCTTGCTGGCCGGGGTGTACGTTGATTACTTGAACAAGCGCATGGTACTCTGGGTAAGCAATGCCTTGCGTGCGGTGGCTACCGGGCTGATGGTGTTTGCCCTGCTGGTGAACTCGCATGCTATCTGGCCGATCTACTTGCTGGCATTTTTCATCTCACTGGTGACGCAGTTCTTTACCCCCGCTGAGGCGTCCGCCATCCCGCTCCTGGTGGGCAGGAGAGACCTGGTGTCTGCCATCTCGCTCTTCAACATCACGCTCACTCTGGCGCAGGCACTGGGTTTTCTGGTACTTGGCGGGCTCATCACAGCACTGGTTCCAACATTTCAAATTTCGCTCGGCTTTACACACATTCCGGTCGTCTCATTTGATGTCCTTTTCGCCGTAGTCGCCATCCTCTACATAATCTGCACGCTCTTGATCCTGGCAATTCCTCGTCGCGCTTTACATCAGGAACTGAGCAGGAAGGTGGGGTTGGTTACGGTTTTTGGGAAAGAGACATGGGAAATGATACGGCTCGATCTGCTCGAGAGCTGGTCATACATTCGCAAGGACCGGCAGTTGCTGCTCGCCTT is a window from the Ktedonobacteraceae bacterium genome containing:
- a CDS encoding MFS transporter, giving the protein MKVERRDDDVLVTPVLLPEHDPEGSFRSVLKNRSFLLLWLAQLLSQVGFNAANYGIIALVTAVTHSTELVGLAIVSFTLPAVPFCLLAGVYVDYLNKRMVLWVSNALRAVATGLMVFALLVNSHAIWPIYLLAFFISLVTQFFTPAEASAIPLLVGRRDLVSAISLFNITLTLAQALGFLVLGGLITALVPTFQISLGFTHIPVVSFDVLFAVVAILYIICTLLILAIPRRALHQELSRKVGLVTVFGKETWEMIRLDLLESWSYIRKDRQLLLALLRVSFISVLLLVVGELAGPFVVNVLNQPVGFLPLIFAPAGVGLVLGGVLMPLLTRRFGTNRVIAIGSLSTAAGLLLIPVGRFVWIHVGLAPAGFLFVIAALMFFVGIALDMVNIPAQTIMQEHAPEEERGRIFSFQAMLYNAGSIPVLLFAGAIADILGVETVIILLASTVLGFRLWAARYTHSPIVP